A window of Plasmodium brasilianum strain Bolivian I chromosome 8, whole genome shotgun sequence contains these coding sequences:
- a CDS encoding hypothetical protein (conserved Plasmodium protein), producing the protein MKNLNIISSKIVEERVKEYCRKIEENKLKSVKATIRIDKNKININNRKKLYLEKLRNEEIERNNNILKKKLEGINKREKKALEIIKDTTVQKLNTRKKNFLFENIKKAKIKKEKKKINNVNTNACLIDNAPLKNVCCVGGKRKKLCTKDILTTSKRAVNFTQVRGGEGKSKGGKKKQTKRRKKEKMKCKAAVIVVLVIAMTATAMLVVLQLVKIKTDDEFNLSVLTLNLKNKRVKRISYNNENHHKLLNDLGSYEEIAKSITLKEEECVDKTERASLNKKRNEYKASDRPMRIKHRIMLENIEKTCDFYIKKYFIDDLDNTSNDINETPSYEHATNNDPNTNAIATASTNAIASANTNTIASANTNTSVRANTNNDVNYFKKRKNSLLLMKNELLYKSKINEAQALLIFRKIKEKLRSNPNFIKSSMNIGPTSADGGSQSNQVNRSVNSKNLPRIQNQSSKYKKEETKVHGVSKLEINTTNDEKKECKRKGDLQNGLKDEIKDEIKDEIKDEIKDEMQGEAQSETQNEIKDELKDEIKDEITDEIKDEITDEIKDEITDEIKDEITDEIKDEITDEIKDEITDEIKDEIKNEIKDEITEGMPSGSTPSNRRGSISSEQKKRKDNLSNDYSNVINETNIELNNDKDINSNKAEEETHYLGQSTADDENIELRVERKNEQNNYIVDEKVDDKDKDGVDTAVQDDEADDKVDDTVQDDEADDKVDDTVQGDEADDKVDDTVKNDEEKDEVDDTVQEDEAADKVDDPLQEGNAKDRVNDTVQDENEDDKAVATIQKGKAKNKIDDMVQDDEAGEGEIEEHYFGDNDLEKNIPNEHVSDAN; encoded by the exons atgaaaaatcTTAACATTATAAGTAGCAAAATAGTCGAAGAAAGAGTCAAGGAATACTGTAGAAAAATAGAGgagaacaaattaaaaagtgtAAAGGCTACAATACGAATAGACAAAAATAAGattaatattaacaacaGGAAGAAATTGTACCTAGAGAAACTAAGGAATGAAGAAATCGaaagaaataataa TATCCTGAAGAAGAAATTGGAGGGAATTaacaaaagagaaaaaaaagcattagAAATAATTAAGGATACAACTGTCCAAAAACTTaacacaagaaaaaaaaattttttgtttgaaaatataaagaaagcgaaaattaaaaaagaaaagaaaaaaataaacaatgtTAATACCAATGCTTGTTTGATCGATAACGCACCCCTCAAAAATGTATGTTGTGTTGGAGG caaaagaaaaaagttgTGTACAAAGGATATATTGACGACATCCAAAAGGGCTGTAAATTTTACACAGGTGAGGGGGGGGGAGGGGAAGTcaaaaggaggaaaaaaaaagcaaacaaaaaggagaaaaaaagagaaaatgaaATGTAAAGCGGCTGTTATTGTAGTTTTAGTTATAGCTATGACTGCTACTGCTATGTTGGTAGTTTTACAGTTGGTCA AGATAAAAACAGATGACGAGTTCAACTTAAGTGTTCTCACGTTAAacctaaaaaataaaagagtgAAAAGAATAtcttataataatgaaaaccATCATAAACTGTTaaac GATCTAGGGAGTTACGAAGAAATAGCAAAAAGCATAACACTAAAGGAAGAGGAGTGTGTAGACAAAACGGAAAGAGCtagtttaaataaaaaaagaaatgaatataaGGCAAGTGATAGACCGATGAGAATTAAGCATAGAATTATGCTggaaaatattgaaaaaacatgcgatttttatataaaaaaatatttcatcgATGATTTAGATAATACAAGTAACGATATAAACGAAACACCGAGTTATGAGCATGCTACTAATAATGATCCGAACACAAATGCTATTGCTACTGCTAGCACAAATGCTATTGCTAGTGCTAACACAAATACTATTGCTAGTGCTAACACAAATACAAGTGTTAGAGCAAATACGAATAATGACGTAAATTATTtcaagaaaagaaagaattcccttcttttaatgaaaaacGAACTACTATATAAGtcaaaaattaatgaagCACAGGCactattaatttttagaaagataaaagaaaagCTCAGGAGCAACCCCAACTTTATCAAGTCAAGTATGAACATCGGGCCTACCAGTGCCGACGGTGGGTCGCAGA GTAACCAAGTGAATCGTAGTGtcaattcaaaaaatttgcCTCGAATACAAAATCAGTCAAGCAAGtacaaaaaggaagaaaCAAAAGTTCATGGTGTGTCGAAACTTGAAATCAATACAacaaatgatgaaaaaaaggaatgcAAAAGGAAGGGAGATTTACAAAATGGTTTAAAAGATGAAATAAAAGATGAAATAAAAGATGAAATAAAAGATGAAATAAAAGATGAAATGCAAGGTGAAGCACAAAGTGAAacacaaaatgaaataaaagacGAACTAAAAGACGAAATAAAAGACGAAATAACAGACGAAATAAAAGACGAAATAACAGACGAAATAAAAGACGAAATAACAGACGAAATAAAAGACGAAATAACAGACGAAATAAAAGACGAAATAACAGACGAAATAAAAGACGAAATAACAGACGAAATAAAAGACGaaataaaaaacgaaataaaagaCGAAATAACAGAGGGCATGCCAAGTGGCTCCACTCCAAGCAACAGAAGGGGAAGTATAAGTTCTGAacagaagaaaagaaaagataatcTTTCTAATGATTACTCCAATGTAATTAATGAAACGAATATTGAACTAAACAATGATAAGGAtataaattcaaataaaGCGGAGGAGGAAACACATTATTTAGGTCAATCTACAGCtgatgatgaaaatataGAGTTGAGAgtggaaagaaaaaatgaacaaaataactACATAGTAGACGAGAAGGTAGATGACAAAGACAAAGATGGAGTAGATACGGCAGTTCAAGATGATGAAGCGGATGATAAAGTAGATGATACGGTGCAAGATGATGAAGCGGATGATAAAGTAGATGATACGGTGCAAGGTGATGAAGCGGATGATAAAGTAGATGATACGGTAAAAAACGACGAAGAAAAAGATGAAGTAGACGATACAGTGCAAGAAGACGAAGCAGCTGATAAAGTGGATGACCCACTGCAGGAAGGTAACGCAAAAGATAGAGTAAATGATACAGTGCAAGATGAGAACGAGGATGATAAAGCAGTTGCCACTATACAAAAGGGTAAagcgaaaaataaaatagacgATATGGTACAAGATGACGAAGCTGGAGAAGGTGAAATAGAAGAACATTACTTTGGTGATAACGACTTAGAGAAAAATATTCCTAATGAACATGTGTCAGATGCGAACTAA